Proteins encoded in a region of the Anopheles aquasalis chromosome 2, idAnoAquaMG_Q_19, whole genome shotgun sequence genome:
- the LOC126573013 gene encoding protein nessun dorma isoform X2, whose product MEVYEFNKTLLTRLMETRNVLNGSGGNVRASEIRSEWISYIEVVVEPTGWQALWKASRAVCEKLSVKYPLLVLGTVDQVLFDELQASFIVEAIQDDDVQLLEKELVVDLEELWPLREQNNPALNVTITADCIDKLRFFYQNLWMPWDGEEQDDHGWVENHLESRIRLCHDLKKKTMSWQLSSHVMSLLAEARYIQRKLKLWEDEEAEREELEAENEEKELNDASILENERSCDLLKLNMRLAAIKNEMEILENPAMRPVFEKVRFGNDKNITEQSRLAFIVTQIDTVENQLVYLERTKRLIDGETQVKLCESLQHALDHCSPDSAIYLPAGTRQNIKFLAYLNSGGSFRGVGDANFLEDHEQAVKSNPTIASKDDDSVLLTIDGDFTLENIHFDCSNVRTGVMVKEGNVLFRNCCFTGDPTSSTKQGVVVFGNCKLTFENCLIKEFSTGIYSNSDCTIRLVNTTIQKCVNGMEVLDQCMVHFETVTIRECQQYGVLLEDFNEDLETTNGPTARGVAAASNSSQVYEDFNMIDREEFSFAGRNEFHSNAKGNFVIRKVYSSRFNSSCFIEEIDADGTFEDAGDDTLQQDRTACNNTNLELMED is encoded by the exons ATGGAAGTGTACGAATTCAATAAAACCTTGCTCACTCGTCTTATGGAGACAAGAAACGTGCTGAACGGCAGCGGTGGCAATGTCCGTGCGTCGGAGATACGTTCTGAGTGGATTTCCTATATCGAGGTGGTCGTTGAACCGACGGGTTGGCAAGCGCTGTGGAAGGCTTCCCGGGCGGTGTGCGAGAAGCTGTCGGTCAAGtatccgctgctggtgctcggaaCCGTTGATCAGGTGCTGTTTGATGAGCTACAGGCCAGCTTCATTGTCGAGGCGATACAGGATGACGAcgtgcagctgctggagaaggagttggtggtggatttggAAGAACTGTGGCCACTGCGGGAGCAAAACAATCCGGCCCTCAACGTGACCATCACGGCGGACTGTATCGACAAGCTGCGCTTCTTCTACCAGAATCTGTGGATGCCGTGGGACGGTGAGGAGCAGGATGATCACGGCTGGGTCGAAAATCATCTGGAATCACGCATCCGCCTCTGCCACGatctgaagaaaaaaaccatgtCCTGGCAGTTATCGTCACACGTTATGTCCCTGCTGGCCGAGGCACGTTACATCCAGAGAAAGTTGAAGCTATGGGAAGACGAGGAGGCCGAACGCGAAGAACTCGAAGCGGAGAACGAAGAGAAGGAGCTCAACGATGCGTCGATCCTggagaacgaacgatcgtGTGATCTGTTGAAGCTAAACATGCGCCTTGCGGCCATCAAGAATGAGATGGAAATCCTGGAGAACCCGGCCATGCGACCGGTGTTCGAGAAGGTGCGCTTTGGGAACGACAAAAATATCACGGAACAATCGCGGCTGGCCTTCATCGTGACGCAGATCGATACGGTGGAAAACCAGCTGGTGTATCTGGAGCGAACGAAGCGTCTGATCGATGGTGAGACGCAGGTAAAATTGTGCGAATCCCTTCAACATGCCCTCGATCACTGCAGTCCGGATAGTGCCATCTACTTGCCTGCAGGTACGCGACAAAACATCAAATTCCTCGCCTACCTCAACAGCGGAGGCTCGTTCCGGGGTGTCGGTGATGCGAATTTCCTCGAGGATCATGAGCAGGCGGTGAAAAGCAATCCCACCATCGCTTCgaaggatgatgatagtgTGCTGCTGACCATTGACGGAGATTTTACACtggaaaacattcatttcgaCTGCTCAAATGTCCGCACcggggtgatggtgaaggagGGTAACGTGCTATTCCGCAATTGTTGCTTCACCGGAGATCCTACCTCGAGCACCAAGCAAGGCGTGGTCGTCTTCGGAAACTGCAAGCTAACGTTTGAAAACTGTCTCATCAAAGAGTTCTCGACCGGTATCTACAGCAACAGCGATTGCACGATCCGCCTCGTCAACACGACCATCCAGAAGTGCGTAAACGGCATGGAGGTGCTGGATCAGTGCATGGTGCACTTCGAAACGGTCACGATCCGGGAGTGCCAGCAGTACGGTGTGCTGTTGGAGGATTTCAACGAAGACCTCGAAACCACCAATGGACCAACGGCCAGGGGGGTAGCGGCGGCGTCGAATTCGTCGCAGGTCTATGAAGACTTCAACATGATCGATCGGGAAGAGTTCAGCTTCGCGGGTCGCAACGAGTTTCATAGCAACGCCAAGGGTAACTTTGTGATTAGGAAGGTGTACAGCAGCCGATTCAACAGTTCGTGCTTCATCGAGGAAATCGACGCGGATGGAACGTTTGAGGATGCTGGGGACGATACGCTGCAGCAGGACCGGACTGCTTGTAACAACACGAAC CTTGAATTGA
- the LOC126573013 gene encoding protein nessun dorma isoform X1: MEVYEFNKTLLTRLMETRNVLNGSGGNVRASEIRSEWISYIEVVVEPTGWQALWKASRAVCEKLSVKYPLLVLGTVDQVLFDELQASFIVEAIQDDDVQLLEKELVVDLEELWPLREQNNPALNVTITADCIDKLRFFYQNLWMPWDGEEQDDHGWVENHLESRIRLCHDLKKKTMSWQLSSHVMSLLAEARYIQRKLKLWEDEEAEREELEAENEEKELNDASILENERSCDLLKLNMRLAAIKNEMEILENPAMRPVFEKVRFGNDKNITEQSRLAFIVTQIDTVENQLVYLERTKRLIDGETQVKLCESLQHALDHCSPDSAIYLPAGTRQNIKFLAYLNSGGSFRGVGDANFLEDHEQAVKSNPTIASKDDDSVLLTIDGDFTLENIHFDCSNVRTGVMVKEGNVLFRNCCFTGDPTSSTKQGVVVFGNCKLTFENCLIKEFSTGIYSNSDCTIRLVNTTIQKCVNGMEVLDQCMVHFETVTIRECQQYGVLLEDFNEDLETTNGPTARGVAAASNSSQVYEDFNMIDREEFSFAGRNEFHSNAKGNFVIRKVYSSRFNSSCFIEEIDADGTFEDAGDDTLQQDRTACNNTNVSFGYDVPDASLFSSTKQQSLCDENGTYLKQNLSDDHSTNDTGLPGSLTHSEEDAQNDGDEESNSYSERDTAVFEHKPFHLSRRSPSNSPEQRRSFSSQDGEDSVCVIEIEDTIIEID; this comes from the coding sequence ATGGAAGTGTACGAATTCAATAAAACCTTGCTCACTCGTCTTATGGAGACAAGAAACGTGCTGAACGGCAGCGGTGGCAATGTCCGTGCGTCGGAGATACGTTCTGAGTGGATTTCCTATATCGAGGTGGTCGTTGAACCGACGGGTTGGCAAGCGCTGTGGAAGGCTTCCCGGGCGGTGTGCGAGAAGCTGTCGGTCAAGtatccgctgctggtgctcggaaCCGTTGATCAGGTGCTGTTTGATGAGCTACAGGCCAGCTTCATTGTCGAGGCGATACAGGATGACGAcgtgcagctgctggagaaggagttggtggtggatttggAAGAACTGTGGCCACTGCGGGAGCAAAACAATCCGGCCCTCAACGTGACCATCACGGCGGACTGTATCGACAAGCTGCGCTTCTTCTACCAGAATCTGTGGATGCCGTGGGACGGTGAGGAGCAGGATGATCACGGCTGGGTCGAAAATCATCTGGAATCACGCATCCGCCTCTGCCACGatctgaagaaaaaaaccatgtCCTGGCAGTTATCGTCACACGTTATGTCCCTGCTGGCCGAGGCACGTTACATCCAGAGAAAGTTGAAGCTATGGGAAGACGAGGAGGCCGAACGCGAAGAACTCGAAGCGGAGAACGAAGAGAAGGAGCTCAACGATGCGTCGATCCTggagaacgaacgatcgtGTGATCTGTTGAAGCTAAACATGCGCCTTGCGGCCATCAAGAATGAGATGGAAATCCTGGAGAACCCGGCCATGCGACCGGTGTTCGAGAAGGTGCGCTTTGGGAACGACAAAAATATCACGGAACAATCGCGGCTGGCCTTCATCGTGACGCAGATCGATACGGTGGAAAACCAGCTGGTGTATCTGGAGCGAACGAAGCGTCTGATCGATGGTGAGACGCAGGTAAAATTGTGCGAATCCCTTCAACATGCCCTCGATCACTGCAGTCCGGATAGTGCCATCTACTTGCCTGCAGGTACGCGACAAAACATCAAATTCCTCGCCTACCTCAACAGCGGAGGCTCGTTCCGGGGTGTCGGTGATGCGAATTTCCTCGAGGATCATGAGCAGGCGGTGAAAAGCAATCCCACCATCGCTTCgaaggatgatgatagtgTGCTGCTGACCATTGACGGAGATTTTACACtggaaaacattcatttcgaCTGCTCAAATGTCCGCACcggggtgatggtgaaggagGGTAACGTGCTATTCCGCAATTGTTGCTTCACCGGAGATCCTACCTCGAGCACCAAGCAAGGCGTGGTCGTCTTCGGAAACTGCAAGCTAACGTTTGAAAACTGTCTCATCAAAGAGTTCTCGACCGGTATCTACAGCAACAGCGATTGCACGATCCGCCTCGTCAACACGACCATCCAGAAGTGCGTAAACGGCATGGAGGTGCTGGATCAGTGCATGGTGCACTTCGAAACGGTCACGATCCGGGAGTGCCAGCAGTACGGTGTGCTGTTGGAGGATTTCAACGAAGACCTCGAAACCACCAATGGACCAACGGCCAGGGGGGTAGCGGCGGCGTCGAATTCGTCGCAGGTCTATGAAGACTTCAACATGATCGATCGGGAAGAGTTCAGCTTCGCGGGTCGCAACGAGTTTCATAGCAACGCCAAGGGTAACTTTGTGATTAGGAAGGTGTACAGCAGCCGATTCAACAGTTCGTGCTTCATCGAGGAAATCGACGCGGATGGAACGTTTGAGGATGCTGGGGACGATACGCTGCAGCAGGACCGGACTGCTTGTAACAACACGAACGTAAGTTTTGGCTACGATGTACCGGATGCATCGCTTTTCTCCTCAACCAAGCAACAATCGTTGTGCGACGAAAACGGAACGTACTTGAAGCAAAATCTATCTGACGATCATTCGACCAACGATACCGGGCTACCGGGATCGTTAACGCACTCTGAAGAGGACGCCCAAAACGACGGGGACGAAGAGTCGAACAGCTACAGTGAGCGGGATACAGCAGTTTTCGAACATAAACCGTTCCATTTATCACGGCGATCACCCAGCAATTCACCCGAACAGCGGCGATCTTTTTCGTCGCAGGACGGCGAAGACTCGGTATGCGTGATCGAAATCGAAGATACCATTATCGAGATTGATTAG